In Asticcacaulis sp. SL142, the sequence AGGCGACTGAGTCACTTTACCACTGCGCCCTACTTGTCCTCACGCTGTATAGCCCCAAGAGCCACCGCATCACTATGCTAAGGTCTCAAGCAGAGGCTCTGGACGACCGCTTGAAGGTTATCTGGCCCAGTGAGACCAAACTGCACAGGCAAGCCTTTGATCGCCTCCGGAGGGCCTATATCGAGGCCCGCTATTCAGCGGAATACACCGTATCCATCGAGGAGCTAAATTGGCTGAACGAACGAATTGCCGTGCTTCGGGATACGGTCAAGACGATTTGCAGGGAACGCCTTGCACCTCAGCAGCCCACGATATAGCGGTGCAGATTGGACAATAGGACTGCCTCGGAAGACGTACGGACAAGTCTTTGATCCTGGCATCGCGGAGAAGGCGACTAAAGGGTTGGTCGATAACGACTCATCGCTGTTGATATCGAAATACATCTGAAAAATACCCGCATGTACCACGAGAGAGTGTGTTTTTGATGAGAACAGTGCAATGAATCCGTTGCATTAATGGCACGCGGTGTCCAAAAGCATCCGGAAAAGTCCATCTGAAACCATAAAAAACGCTGGGGTCAATCCTGGGGTTTTGATTGCAGCGTTAAAAAATGACGAGCAAAAATAAATACTTATGCGCGGGAGTGGCGGACAGAGTGAGATTCGAACTCACGGTAGGCTTCCACCTACGGCGGTTTTCAAGACCGCTGCCTTAAACCACTCGGCCATCTGTCCGCACGAGCAAGGTTTTGGGTCATAACCCGACTTTTCCGCAATTCCAAGCCGTTAACTAAGATTTTTCTCATTTTCAATAAATTATGCACAAGCCTCATCAACTGATGGGGCGCAGCAATGTGTAATGCGTAGGGTACGGCATGACGATATATTCCGATATGGGAAAAGTCAGGCGTTCTGAATGGCTCAAATCAGGGGCACGCCATCTGTTGTGGGTATTAGCAATCATCTGCTTTGCCCTGATGAGCGCCTGCGCCGGACCGAAATACAAAATCAACAGCAACCCACCCGTCGCCGGGAATGGCACTTACCACTCCGGCACCCTCAAGCCCTACAAAATTCGTGGCCAGACCTACAGGCCAAGCATCCCCGACAAAGGCGATAGCTGGGTGGGCACCGCCTCATGGTACGGCGCAGAATCACCTAACCCGACAACAGCCAATGGCGAATATTTCAACCCCAACGCCGTTTCCGCAGCCCACAAAACCCTGCCTTTACCGTCAATCGTCGAAGTCAAAAATCTGGATAATGGCAAGATTTTAGTCCTGCGGGTCAATGATCGCGGGCCTTTCATTGATGGCAGACTGATTGACCTGTCAAAAGGGGCGGCTCGTGAACTGGGGGTGCTAGGGGCGGGGACAGCCAAGGTGCGCGTCACCTTTTTAGGCCCCGCCGCGCGGGGTCAGCAGGGGGCATCCATAGCGGCAAACGACGGTCGTTACCGCGTCCTGCTGGGCAGCTTTACCGTCAAGGAAAATGCTGATCGCGCCCGCGATAGACTTAGTGATATTTCCATAGAGCGGAAGGGTGAGCTTTATGTCGTCTCCATGGGGCCGTATGACGGCCCGGACAAGGCTGAGCGTGCCCGGCAAAAAGCCTTATCCGAAGGCTTTTTCGATGCGGTGCTGCGCAGAGAGTAATTGGCGCTTAGCCCGTTTAAACGTGCATGGTTCCTGAAAATCGCTTCACACTTTGGGGATTGCACTTTAAGTTCCGGCCATGCGTGGGAAATTCATTACATTTGAAGGCGGTGAGGGGGCGGGCAAGTCCACTCAGGTTAAGCTTCTGGTCAAGCGATTGCGTGATCTGGGATTAGAGGTCGTGCAGACTCGCGAGCCTGGTGGATCACCCGGCGCTGAGGCCTTGCGCGACCTTCTGGTCAAAGGCGACGCATCGCGCTGGTCACCGGTATCTGAGACCCTGATGATGTACGCATCGCGTGCTGACCATCTGGAGAAGGTCATCCGGCCGGCGCTGGAACGCGGCGCATGGGTTGTCTGCGATCGGTTTGCCGATTCGACCCGCGCTTATCAGGGGGCGGGCGGAGGGATTTCGCCTGACTTCATCGAGCAGGTTGATCAGGTCGTGGTGGGGGATACCCAACCTGATCTGACATTGATTTTGGACATGCCGGTCGAGGTCGGCCTTATGCGTGCCAAAGGGCGCGGCGGCGATGAGGATCGGTTTGAAGCCAAGGGCATCGGCTTTCATGAGCGCCTGCGGCAGGGGTTTGTGAAACGTGCAGCCATAGCTCCTGACAGATATAAAATTATTGATGCTGATCAGAGTATTGAGATCATATCTTCAGATATATGGTCGCAAGCGGTGATGCAGTTTCCAGAACTTAAAGGGGCTTAAAAATGGCCTCCCCAGCCTTGGTCGAGGATGCAACGCTTCATCCGCGTAATACTTATGAGTACCGTCAGAATGAGGTCGCAGAGCAGGCGTTTATGGATACCTATGGGCGCGGGCGTCTGCATCATGCCTGGCTGTTATGCGGCCCACAAGGGCTGGGAAAAGCGACCTTTGCCTATCGGGCCGCCCGATTCCTGATGGGAAAAGTTTGCGACCCGTCTTTGGGGCTTATGGGTGTTTCACCGCAAGATCCGGATGCCAAACTCATTGCCGCACAGTCTCATCCTGACATGCTTTCTATTGAGCGCGAAGCCAATGACAGCGGCAAACTAAAGAAGAACATCAGCGTCGAAGCGATCCGCGAGGTCGGTGTGTTTTTCTCAAAAGCACCATCCCGGTCACCATATCGTGTGACCCTAATCGACTCCGTTGATGATTTAAACATCAATTCAGCCAATGCTTTATTGAAGATTCTTGAAGAGCCACCTGAGCGGGGAATATTGTTTCTGGTATCTCATTCGCCGGGGAAGCTGCTTGCTACCATTCGGTCGCGTTGCCGTCGCTTAACTTTCGCGCCGTGGCAGGATGAGGCTGTACGCGCCTTCATTGAACCCGATGTTGATGTTCGTGGGGATGATCTAGCTCGCCTGATTAGCATGGCAAAGGGCTCTCCGGGCAGGGCTCTGAAACTCTGGCAGGATAAGGCACTCGATATGGATGATCTGGCGGGTCGCATCCTGTCATCTTCGCCGCCGCCCCGTGCTGAATTGATCCGTTATGCCACCGAGTTTAAAACCAGTTCAGCGCGTAGTGACGGAGCCAAAAAGTTCAGCCTGTTTATGGATATGCTGTGCGAGCAAGTTCGCGAGCGTGCCCTAAGTAGCCATCCCTATGGTCGCGCAAAACAATGGGCGGATTTGTGGGCGCGGTTAAGCACGGTCACCGCTGAAACCGAAGCCGTGAACCTTGATCGCGGAGAATATTTCTGGGCTTTATGCCGGGATATCAGAGAGATTGCCTGACTATGCTTATCGATAGCCATGTAAACCTTCACGCCCCTCAATATGATGAAGACCGCGAAGATACCATTCTTCGTGCCCGTGCGGCCGGTGTGGGACTTATGGTCAATATCTGCGACCGCGTATCAAATTTCGAGGCCTGTTATAAGATTGCCCGCGACAATCCGGATATCTGGGCGACGGTCGGGACACATCCGCACGAAGCCAGAGAAAATCCCGAACTCAGCGCGGCCACCCTGATCGATTTAGCCAAATTACCCAAAGTGGTGGGAATAGGGGAGTGCGGTCTCGATTTTCACTACGACTACAGCCCACGCGATATTCAGGCAAAGGTGTTTCGGGCGCACATCGAAGCCGCCCGAGACAGCGGATTGCCTCTGGTGGTTCACACCCGTGAAGCCGATGAGGTCATGTGGGATATATTGAGTTGCGAACATCGCAACGGCGAATTTAAATTTCTGCTGCATTGTTACACAAGTGGCGTAGAACTGGCGCGAAAAGCCGTCGATCTTGGGGCCTGGTTTTCCGTCTCAGGCATTGCGACCTTCAAGGCCGCTCAGGATGTGCGCGACATCATCAAAGACATGCCAGCGGATCGGATTATCGTCGAAACCGACTGCCCGTATCTGGCCCCCATACCTTGGCGTGGCCGACGCAATGAACCGGCCTATGTCACGCACGTTTATGACAAACTGGCGGAAATACGTGGATGGAGCCTTGAAGAGACCCGGAAACTGACTGAGGATGCTTTTTTTGAGCTGTTTGATCGCATTTCCAAACCTGTAATCTCATGACAAAAATCATTGAAATTGATGTCCTTGGGTCTGGATGCTCAAGTGGCGTCCCAAGAGTTGACGGTTACTGGGGAGCTTGTGACCCTACAAACCCCAGAAACCGTAGATCCCGGTGCAGTGCTGCGGTGGCCATTTATGATGATCAAACGCCAGATCAGCGCACTCAGGTCATCATAGATACATCGCCAGAGTTCCGGGAGCAGGTGCTGCGCGCAGAAATCAAACATCTGGATGCAATATTGTGGACCCACGATCACGCAGATCAGTCCCATGGCATTGATGATATGAGATTTTTCGCCATTGCCAATCGTCGTAACATTGACGCCTATATGGATCAGGCAACCTATAACGGCCTTTTTCATCGCTTTGAGTATGTTTTTACGGGAAAATTTGGTTATCCGCCAATTTGCACAGCTCATATCATTCCTGATCATGGAACCTTCTGGAATGTTATGGGAAATGGCGGTGCGCTGCCGGTGCTGACTTTTGAACAGGAGCATGGCCCGATAAAATCTGTCGGCTATCGCATTGGTGAGTTTGCCTATTCCAGTGATGTCTCTGATATCAGCGATGATAATTTCGAGCACTTAAAGGGCCTGAAGCTATGGGTCGTCGACGCTTTGCGTTTGGCACCACATCCGACGCACGCACATGTTGAAAAGACGCTAGGCTGGATTGAGCGGGTTAAACCCGAAAGAGCCATCCTGACCAACTTGCATCAGGATCTGGATTACAGCGCTTTGAAATCCATGCTGCCTGAACATGTAGAACCGGCTTATGACGGCATGAAAATCAAACTGATCGCATAAGGAATTTCCCATAATGTTTATTATGCGAAAATTGATAGTCGTTGGGTGGACTCTATTTGGAAGCGCGACTTGTCTTAGTTTTAAGGCCCTACGGGCCAGGCAGAACCCACAAATCCCTTGTGTATAGGATTTGAAGAGTCCTCCGAAAAGCGCAACCTGAATTTCCATGCCTGTTCAGTTTTGTGCGGCAGCGATCCCAATCGAAGGAACGTAGAAGGAGGCAATCTTATCGATAAACCGTTGCGGGTCGCTGCCAACAAGATTGGTCAACACCACGACTGCAAGATCATCATCTGGGTAAATGAAGAAGGCAGCGCGCCCGCCACCTATGCCGCCCACTATCCTGTGCGGCGTAATGCGAACGATTGGCCAGCCCATCGCCCATTCGTTGCGATCTCCATTGTTGAGAATGGCCGTCCAGAGGCGCTTTAAACTGTCAGGCTTCGCCAGAAGCTTTCCTGCTTGAAGCGCGATTATCCAACTCGCTATCTCTTGCGCCGATGCATTCATACCAGCGCCGGTTCGCGTAAAGGGCGGCAGATCGTCCCGCCAACGGCCCAACTGGTTTGTCACGGCTCCGCCGTGACCCGCTCCATAGAAGCTATAGGGCGTCGCCGCGTGTCGCCGCGTCCGGAATAATATCATAGCCATCGCCAAAACGAACATGAGTCATGCCGGCCGGCCTGAACTGATAGGCCGCGAAATAGTCGGTAAACGGCAACGCCACTTAGCTTGTCAATGATCTGCGCCAGCAACGCATAATTGGTCTGGTTATACTCGAAGCGTGTCCCGGGCGCGGATTCCACTGGCAACGCTTTGACTGCTGCCCATGCCCCCTCCTCGGTCCCGCCGCCGATTAAACCGGTGCTGCCTATAATATCAGGCAGGCCGGAGGTGTGCGCGAGAAGTTGATGGACACGGACATTGCGCTATGTGGTCGGCAGGTCGCCGATATAACGCGAAACGGGTGCATCGAGATCGAGCTTTCCGGCCTCAACCAACTGCATCGCCGCGACTCCGGTAAACGACTTTGTCGCCGAGTTGATAGGAAACACCGTATCTGGCATCACTGCGACCTGATGCTCGATGTTCGCGACCCCGAAAGCCTCGGAAAAGATGATACGCCCGTTCCTCACGACCGCGATCTGCGCCCCAGGGATATGCTTCGCAGCTATCTGCTCGCGCATGAAGGCCCGTGCGGCGACATTGGCATCTCGAATGGAGACTTGGGTGGTTGCTGCAGAATTGGTTTGCGCCGCGCAGGGAACTGCGATCATTAGGGCAACGACGAGCGTCATCAATACAGTTCTAAGCACGACAGGAACCTCTCCGTCTTGGTGTAAACGGCGAAGCTCCGCCTTGGGATTTGGCAGGAGTATAAGTAAAAAGCTCACGAGCGCAACTCCGCCTGACTGACATGTCCATAAATCACCTCCAGTCTTATCTCCTAGTCGCACCATCCTTATGGAAACTTTATATAAAAACCAATAAGTTGGCACAATTCATTCAGGTGACGTTCAGCATCGAAGCTTTAAACTGAATGCGTGGTTTCAGATCGCAGTGACGCTCTGAACAAAAATGTGAGGTTTCCAATGTCACGCAAGAATCAATCGAATTTTTCAAACAACAAATCCTCATCAATGGCCGCCGTCGTTTTAGGCTTTGGTCTGCTGATGGGCGCGCCTCTGGCCGCTCAGGCGCAAAACTATGACGGTTATTGCTATCAAAAAAGCAGCAATGCCCGCACCAAAGGTACAGTCATCGGGGCCGTTGCCGGGGCTGCCGTTGGCTCAGGCGTTGCCGCTAAAGGCGCCAAGACCGAAGGCGGCATCTTAGGCGCGATTGTCGGTGGCGCAATCGGTAATCAGATTGGCAAGGAACACAAAGAAACGTCTCGCGCCAATTGCCTGAACAGCCGCTATTATATCTATGACCGGGGCTATTACGATCCCCCCGCGCCACCCAATGGCTACCGGACGGTTTACTTTACGGATCGCCCTCAGTACGACAATTATTACGTACGTCACAACGGCCGCGAAGAACGGTGGGATCGCCGCAAGCATGGCAATCGTGATCGCTACTGATCAGGCTTTAAGCGCCCGGAACATTCCGGGCGTTTCTTTTGTGTGAGGCTCCGTTACCCATATGTCCGAAGCTTTTATTCTGTTGTCATCACCGCCTACCATTTTCGTGCAGGATGAAATCAGAGGCTTTGCGGATAAGGTTATAGATCCATGGGCCTCAGAGGCTCCCCAAAGCACTATTGAGTCTAAAGCCCATTCGGTTCGCGCTATTATCAATTGCAACTCCCGACTGAGCATCAATGCAGAATATATGCAGAGCTTTCCCAAACTCGAATTTATTGCCAGCCATGGCGTAGGCTATGACAATATCGATGCCGTATGGGCGGCGCAAAACGGCATCATGGTCACCAATACGCCAGATGTATTGACCGAAGATGTTGCCGATTTGGCTATGGGATTACTGCTCAGTACCGTGAGGATGGTGCCGCAAGCCGATAGATTTGTACGATCCGGCGGCTGGCGAAAAGGCCCCTTCCCGCTATCTGCATCTTTACAAGGCCGCAGGATAGGGATTGTCGGGCTTGGGCGTATAGGCCGGGCCATAGCCAGACGGGCCGAAGCCTTTGATATAGCCATTTCATATCATGGCCGCCAAAGGCAGGCGCATGTGGATTATGATTACTATGCTGACCTGCTGTCCATGGCGAAGGACTGCGATATTCTGATCGTGGCGGCACCCGCAACGCCTTTGACCCGTCATATTATCAATGCCGAGGTCCTTAAAGCTCTGGGGCCGACTGGCGTACTTATAAATGTATCGCGCGGTAGTCTGGTTGATGAGGATGCCTTAATTCAAACCCTGACATCAGGAACCATTTCTGCCGCAGGACTTGATGTTTACGAAGATGAGCCCAATGTTTCGGCCACGCTTATTGACCTTCAAAACGTGGTATTACTGCCTCATATAGGGTCAGCCACCACAAACACACGTAAGGCTATGGCTCAACTGGTCGCGGCTAATGTCAGGGCCTGGTTATCCGGGCACGATCCTCTCACCCCGGTTCCTGAATGTTCAGGTTTTTGACTTACGGGCGGCATCGGAGTGCCCATCCGGATCACCTGAGGGGTTTTGGGTGTTATTTGACGCACTGCTTTTCGCGTCACTGGTCTCATGAGGTCGCTCCTCATGTGTTGGACGCGGATCGTTTGGTGTTTTAATTTGTGGTCTTGCTGACGCACTTTTTGAGTAGCGGTCATTGGCTATGCCTTTGCCGTTGTGATCGCCGTCAGTTAATCGGTCATCACGAGTTTTCGTTGCCATGAAAGTCTCCTTTTGACTCAGAATGGCACCCGTCAAATAAGAGCGAAATTTCCGCCTCAGGCCGTATCTATAAATTTCCGGCAAGCCCTAATAGGCGTAAAGTTCTTACGTTAAGCGTTCAAGCTATATCGATTTTTTATAAGACGATCGCTTAGGCTTTGCCCATGCATCGCTTCTACATCCCGAAATCTGAAAGTGAAGCGCGGGCAATTCAGGAGGAATTGCGCCGTGAAATTCGCCTGTTCGATGATTTTGATAAGATTGAGACCATAGCCGGTGTCGATGTCGGCTATGATATCGAGAATGGGCTGGCTCATGCATCTATTGTCACCATGTCGATTGATGATCTTAAACCCATCGAAGCGGTTGAAGCCTCAGTGCCGGTTGATTTCCCTTATATTCCCGGACTTCTGGCCTTTAGGGAAATACCTGCGGTTCTGGATGCACTTGATGGGCTGATAACCCGGCCGGATCTGTTCATGGTGGATGGTCAGGGCATTGCGCACCCCCGTCGCCTGGGCATTGCGGCGCATCTGGGTGTTTTATTAAACAAGCCTGCTATTGGCGTGGCTAAATCCCGACTGACCGGACGGTATGATATGCCGGGGATACACAAGGGCGAACAGTCAGCGCTAATGGCGGGCGGAGAGCAGATCGGCGTTGTGCTACGGAGTAAGGATGAAGTTAATCCGCTTTTTGTGTCGCCCGGCCATCGCCTGAGCATGAAAACGGCCGTGGATATAACCTTGCGCTGCCTCACGCGGTTTAAATTACCTGAACCTACGCGACTGGCCGATAAACTCTCTAAGGTTCGACCCGTTAAGCAAATGACACTGCTAAGTGCCTGAGTCCGGGCTTTTACGACGGTAACCGGGCAACGAAAGCCTGAAAACAATTGCCAGTGCGCGTATGATAAATCCGGTTCCAAAAGCTATGGCTACAGCTAATGGCCTATCCACCTGAAGCCACGCCGTCATCACAACATAACTGCCGGCACCGATAACCGCCGCGGTAGCATATATTTCCTGCTGGAGTACCAGAGAGGTTTCCTGGCATAAAACATCGCGGATGATGCCGCCAAACGTGGCTGTCATCACGCCCATGCCGATCGCGACCATACCCGATGTGCCGTGAGCCAGAGCTACCTCGGCGCCAACAACCGCAAACAACGCCAGACCTGCGGCGTCGGCCCATAAAAGCCATCTGTGCTTGAGTTCGATAATATGGGCCACAAAATAGGTCAGTGCAGCGCTGATAAGGCATATCCACAATATATGCGGCGCCCCTACCCAGCCCACCGGCGAAACCCCCAAAAGCAGGTCGCGTAATGTGCCGCCACCTATCGCTGTTATCGTGCCGACTAAAATAAAACTTATAATATCCAGATTTTTACGCGCAGCAACTAAACCACCACTTACGGCAAAGACAACGGTCCCCGCAAGGTTAAGCCAATGAACAACAGGATCGATTATGTGGTTCAGCATAGAAAATAACGGCCTTGGTTATGACGCGTCACTCTCTATCAGATATTAAAGGTTTTACCCAGTCGATTAAGGCTGATCATAGGGGTCGCGCTCTGTCGGCGCATATAGTCCGGTGATAACCCTTGCGGCAATACCGCCCGCATCGATGCGGCTACCGTACTTTGAGCATGGATCATTGTCTTTGGTATAGGTTCGCTTGGCGGGCGCTGGCTCCGGTGACATGATGCGCGCCGCTTCATCGGCAAAAGGTTCGGCAAACTGCAAGGCATCACCCAGTCGGGATAAGGAAGGTGTATCCGTGCCTACCGCCTGCGCCCTGCGCGCCCATATGATCGCTGCGATTTGTTGATTATCGCGCAACATTTCCGCTTCAGCCCCTAAGCCGCCTAATGATCCGGGCAGCCTTAACCCGACAGGACCGGGAATGAACTGCCCTGCAACCGCCGCAACACCTGAGGCGGCAGCACCGGTAGGCTCAAACCAAGTGACGGCCATTTTGATTTCGGCGTCACTTTTCGTTTGCTCTTTTACAATTTCGTAGCGCTCCGATAGCTCGAAGCACATTTGAGCTTCAATTTCGCTCAATACAATCTGGCGCTCTTTGTCATTGAGCACATAACGCGTATGCTCACCTGTGGCTAACACAGCCGGGTGCAGATACAGGCGTGTAACTTCATTGAGACCGGTAAGGTCGCGCTTTGCCTTGAAACGTGCGCGTCCTGCCTTTTGATCGGATAGTCCCTCGATACTGGATAAGGTTGTATGGCTGATATCCGGCGCGCTTACACAGGCTGAAAGCGCCAGCATGCTGATAAGCAATGCGAATATTTTACAATATGAAAACATTGTTCACTCCCCTTTTCAGACCTGTTACGCTCAGGGGTTGAAAGTGGATGCGACAGGCTTCAGCATTTTTCGGATATTAAATATTTCAATTTTAGTAATCTGAGTTGCGCCTGAATAAAATGACAATCAGGGAGACGAACATGACTGATATATCACGCCGCAGGCTTATGGCAGTGACGGCGGGTATGGCGTTTGCGGGCACGGCATGCGCAACCGAAGCGGCACCCCCGAGCGATGAGTTTGTAACGGTAGAGGGCCTGCATTTTAAGCTCAAAGGCCAGACCTATCGTTTTGTCGGGGCTAATATCTGGTACGGAGCCTATTTGGGCGCCCCGGCAGCGTTCGGAAACCGCACCCGTCTGCTTAAGGAACTGGACGACCTTAAAGCCCTTGGCGTCACTAATTTACGCGTACTGGCGTCTTCTGAACTGTCCCCTATCAATAACTCTCTGGATCCGGCGTTTAGCTCCAAAGATAAGGGCGTTTACAATCAGGATTTGCTGACCGGACTCGATTTCCTTCTGGCCGAAATGACCAAGCGCGATATGAAGGCGGTGCTTTACCTGACTAACTTCTGGGAGTGGTCGGGGGGCATGATGGCCTATATTGATTACACGACGGGTAAGTTCATCAACAATGGTGACCCTAAATACCCGTGGCCCGCCTATGCAGATTACGCCTCTCAGTTCTATGCCAATCAGACCGCCATTAAACTCTATCATGACTATGTCCGGATGCTGGTCGCGCGCACCAATTCGGTAACAAAACAAGCCTATGTCAATGATCCGACCATTATGGCGTGGCAGCTATCTAATGAACCCCGCCCCGGCGGTGGCCCGGAAATCGCGGCAAAGAATATGCCGGTTTATCTGGAATGGATTTCTCAAACCACTAAGCTTATCCAAAACCTGGATAAAAACCACCTTGTCTCATTGGGACACGAAGGCCTGATGGGGGCCGTTGGCAACGAACAGTTTGTCATCGATGCTCATAAAGATATCGATTATCTTACCGCGCACATTTGGCCACAGAACTGGAGTTGGGTTGATGGTGCGAATTTGCCGGGAACCTTTGCCGCTGGCGAAGCCAAGGTGCGCAAATATATCGACGATCACATCGCCATAGCTGAAAAAATCAAGAAGCCTCTCGTTTTCGAAGAATTCGGATTTCCGCGCGATAATGTGGCCTATGAACCTGGCACGCCAACCGAGTGGAAAGACAAGTTTTACAGCATGGTATACGGAGCTGTTGATACCGCCATTAAAACAGGTGGCCCTGTCATGGGGTCTAATTTCTGGGCATGGGGTGGCTCAGGGCGGGCTCGGCATAAGGACTATCACATGCGGCGCGGCGAAACCTCATATGTCGGCGATCCGCCTCATGAGCCTCAGGGCTGGTATAGTGTATTTAATACCGACACCAGCACTCAGGCTTTGATCAAGGCCCATGCTGACGCGATAAAAGCTGTTCACTAATAAGGCCGCACCGGTTGATCCGGTGCGGTTTTTTCTTATCCTTAGTGTCAGGTCATGCCTTCAATGATATCAGATACTCATGAACAGCCCTGAACACATAATCGATGCGCGTGGACACCGCTGCCCAGTTCCAACCCTGAAACTGCGAAAATTGCTGGAAAACCTGGCTACCGGAACGGTCGTGACCCTATGGGTGGATGATCCTATGGCGCAGATAGATGTTCCACATTTTTGCAATAAAAATAACTATATAATTACATCATTTAACCATGAAGATGAATTCATGACGTTTGTGGTAACCTCCTCCCGAACCGATTAAGCCCTATCTTATGATTATAACTTCTGTATAAGAATCTGAACCAAACCAAGTATCTGCGTATCGATTCTGCAGGAGCCCAAAGTGACGCTGAATGCGCGCCTCCTCATCCTGAGCCGGAATGACGGCTGGTCAACGTACCTCGGTGACGCCATGGATCGTCTGGGGTGGAGAACCATCACGGCTACGCATGAACGGGCAGCTATGGCCGCTATAAGCGATCTTCAGGTTGAAGCCGTGCTGATCGATGCCGATCATCCGGCAGCCTCGGCTGATCTGGTCTATGATCTGCGTACCGCCTGTCAGCCCCGCCGTCTGCCCATTATTCTGGTCACCGATAAGTCATCCTATGACATTCCCTCAGGGTGGGACATGGTGTTCAACTCTCAGGCCCACCCTCACCAGATCATGTTGAGGCTGGAGCATATGGTTCGCACCAATGTGGCCGAAGAGGAATATGATCTGCGGCGTGAAACCTTTGCTGATCTTAATATGTCCTCACTGGAATCGCTTGGGTTGGGTGCAGGCTTGCGCATACTTTCAGTAGGTGACCCCGATCCGGCGTTTTTGGGCCTCATGAATACGTTACGCGTGCAGGGCGCTGAGGTTATTGGCGCCTTTTCAAGCTACAGTGCTTTTGACTACCTGCATGAAACAGAATTTGACACGGTAGTGCTGTGGGGCGGATCGACCCCCGCCGAGGCTTTGTCGGTTGCCGCCGGTATGCGCCGGAATACCCGTCTTTATCACACGCCAGTATTCCTGCGGCTGCAAAAAGCCGTGGAGATTGATGTCGGTGAGGCCTATTTGCGGGGCGTCAGCGATATCTCCTATCCCGAAACCACGGAGCCGGAAATTGCTGACCGGATATTGCGTCTGGCCAGAGCCTATCGCCGTCAGTTCACGATCCGCAAAGCTTTGGAGGGCCTGCGCAGTGGGTCGAAGATGGACAAAGGCACAGGCTTGTTCAGCCGTGATCTTTTTGCCTCCCACCTCGCCCGCCTGTCAAAGGCGGCGGCCGAACGCAATCGCCCGTTAAGCGTGTGCGTACTCAAGATCAGTGAGACGCCGGATATCGCCGCCGCTCGCTCTCGTAAGGCGCTCGAGCGCGCCATGCCGCAGATTGGCTCAATGATTTCACGTCTGGTTCGTGCCGAAGATACCGCCGGCAGACTTTCCCCGGAAGTTTTTGCATTGGCCCTGCCCGCCACCCCTTACGCAGCGGCGCAGAATGTTGGCGAACGGATCGCCGCCGTTATCGGTTGCACGGCCTTTGAGGCCGGTTCCGGCAAATCACCCTTTATCGTTGAATTCGATGTGGGGGTGGCCGAACTTATGCCCAATGAGCCCGCAGCCTCAGCCCTGATGCGTGCTGCCGCGGCCGTAAACCGGCGCCAGGAAGCGGTTTAATCCGCACGCCTAGGCAACCAGAGCCGCCAGTTCCTTCATTATTCTTTCCGCTGCCTGAAGGCGTTCGGCGCCGTTTTCCCACTCCC encodes:
- a CDS encoding glycine zipper 2TM domain-containing protein, producing MSRKNQSNFSNNKSSSMAAVVLGFGLLMGAPLAAQAQNYDGYCYQKSSNARTKGTVIGAVAGAAVGSGVAAKGAKTEGGILGAIVGGAIGNQIGKEHKETSRANCLNSRYYIYDRGYYDPPAPPNGYRTVYFTDRPQYDNYYVRHNGREERWDRRKHGNRDRY
- a CDS encoding DNA polymerase III subunit delta', whose protein sequence is MVEDATLHPRNTYEYRQNEVAEQAFMDTYGRGRLHHAWLLCGPQGLGKATFAYRAARFLMGKVCDPSLGLMGVSPQDPDAKLIAAQSHPDMLSIEREANDSGKLKKNISVEAIREVGVFFSKAPSRSPYRVTLIDSVDDLNINSANALLKILEEPPERGILFLVSHSPGKLLATIRSRCRRLTFAPWQDEAVRAFIEPDVDVRGDDLARLISMAKGSPGRALKLWQDKALDMDDLAGRILSSSPPPRAELIRYATEFKTSSARSDGAKKFSLFMDMLCEQVRERALSSHPYGRAKQWADLWARLSTVTAETEAVNLDRGEYFWALCRDIREIA
- the tmk gene encoding dTMP kinase — encoded protein: MRGKFITFEGGEGAGKSTQVKLLVKRLRDLGLEVVQTREPGGSPGAEALRDLLVKGDASRWSPVSETLMMYASRADHLEKVIRPALERGAWVVCDRFADSTRAYQGAGGGISPDFIEQVDQVVVGDTQPDLTLILDMPVEVGLMRAKGRGGDEDRFEAKGIGFHERLRQGFVKRAAIAPDRYKIIDADQSIEIISSDIWSQAVMQFPELKGA
- a CDS encoding TatD family hydrolase; the protein is MLIDSHVNLHAPQYDEDREDTILRARAAGVGLMVNICDRVSNFEACYKIARDNPDIWATVGTHPHEARENPELSAATLIDLAKLPKVVGIGECGLDFHYDYSPRDIQAKVFRAHIEAARDSGLPLVVHTREADEVMWDILSCEHRNGEFKFLLHCYTSGVELARKAVDLGAWFSVSGIATFKAAQDVRDIIKDMPADRIIVETDCPYLAPIPWRGRRNEPAYVTHVYDKLAEIRGWSLEETRKLTEDAFFELFDRISKPVIS
- a CDS encoding serine hydrolase; the encoded protein is MTNQLGRWRDDLPPFTRTGAGMNASAQEIASWIIALQAGKLLAKPDSLKRLWTAILNNGDRNEWAMGWPIVRITPHRIVGGIGGGRAAFFIYPDDDLAVVVLTNLVGSDPQRFIDKIASFYVPSIGIAAAQN
- a CDS encoding MBL fold metallo-hydrolase, which codes for MAIYDDQTPDQRTQVIIDTSPEFREQVLRAEIKHLDAILWTHDHADQSHGIDDMRFFAIANRRNIDAYMDQATYNGLFHRFEYVFTGKFGYPPICTAHIIPDHGTFWNVMGNGGALPVLTFEQEHGPIKSVGYRIGEFAYSSDVSDISDDNFEHLKGLKLWVVDALRLAPHPTHAHVEKTLGWIERVKPERAILTNLHQDLDYSALKSMLPEHVEPAYDGMKIKLIA
- a CDS encoding septal ring lytic transglycosylase RlpA family protein, with the translated sequence MTIYSDMGKVRRSEWLKSGARHLLWVLAIICFALMSACAGPKYKINSNPPVAGNGTYHSGTLKPYKIRGQTYRPSIPDKGDSWVGTASWYGAESPNPTTANGEYFNPNAVSAAHKTLPLPSIVEVKNLDNGKILVLRVNDRGPFIDGRLIDLSKGAARELGVLGAGTAKVRVTFLGPAARGQQGASIAANDGRYRVLLGSFTVKENADRARDRLSDISIERKGELYVVSMGPYDGPDKAERARQKALSEGFFDAVLRRE